In one Vulgatibacter incomptus genomic region, the following are encoded:
- a CDS encoding rod shape-determining protein produces MFDWLYRIASRDLAIDLGTANTLIYIRGVGIVSNEPSVVAVQHDVRGVKKVLAVGKEAKEMLGRTPGNIVAIRPMKDGVIADFEITAAMLRYFIQTAHNRKALVRPRIIIGIPSGITEVERRAVREAAESAGAREVYLIEQPMAAAIGSGLPITEPSGNMIVDIGGGTSDVAVISLAGIVYSRSVRVGGDKMDEAIIQHIKRKYNLLIGERTAELIKMGIGTAFPTEEELTMDIKGRDLVAGVPRTLTVSSNEIRDALSEPINAIVEAVKVTLERTPPELAGDIADRGIVLAGGGALLKNLDTLLREETGLPVFLAEDPLSAVVIGAGKALDELDILRQVCAMA; encoded by the coding sequence ATGTTTGACTGGCTCTACAGGATCGCCTCCCGTGACCTGGCGATCGACCTCGGCACGGCAAATACCCTGATTTACATCCGCGGGGTGGGAATCGTGTCGAACGAGCCTTCGGTGGTTGCGGTTCAGCACGACGTACGCGGTGTGAAGAAGGTTCTCGCCGTCGGCAAGGAGGCGAAGGAGATGCTGGGGCGCACCCCCGGCAACATCGTCGCCATCCGCCCGATGAAAGATGGCGTGATCGCCGATTTCGAGATCACGGCGGCGATGCTTCGCTACTTCATCCAGACCGCTCACAACCGAAAGGCGCTGGTCCGCCCCCGGATCATCATCGGCATCCCGTCCGGGATCACCGAGGTCGAGCGCCGCGCCGTCCGCGAGGCGGCCGAGAGCGCCGGGGCCCGCGAGGTCTACCTGATCGAGCAGCCGATGGCGGCGGCGATCGGCTCCGGCCTGCCGATCACCGAGCCGTCCGGCAACATGATCGTCGACATCGGCGGCGGCACCAGCGACGTCGCGGTGATCAGCCTCGCCGGCATCGTCTATTCACGCTCCGTACGCGTGGGTGGCGACAAGATGGATGAGGCGATCATCCAGCACATCAAGCGCAAGTACAACCTGCTGATCGGCGAGCGCACCGCGGAGCTGATCAAGATGGGCATCGGAACCGCCTTCCCCACCGAGGAAGAGCTGACGATGGACATCAAGGGGCGGGACCTCGTCGCCGGTGTGCCGAGGACTCTCACCGTCTCCTCCAACGAGATCCGCGACGCGCTCTCCGAGCCGATCAACGCCATCGTCGAGGCCGTGAAGGTAACCCTCGAGCGCACCCCGCCGGAGCTCGCGGGCGACATCGCGGACCGGGGCATCGTCCTCGCGGGCGGCGGCGCGCTCCTCAAGAACCTGGACACCCTCCTGCGCGAAGAGACGGGCCTGCCGGTCTTCCTCGCCGAGGATCCCCTCTCCGCCGTGGTGATCGGCGCGGGCAAGGCGCTCGACGAGCTCGACATCCTGCGCCAGGTCTGCGCGATGGCTTGA
- a CDS encoding metal-dependent hydrolase yields MDNLAHSLVGIHLSRIRPFRGVPDRAAMWTCIAASNLPDVDLLLRLRGDTELLFGHGGVTHSLLGLLVLAPAVALAAALLTRLPLREVLPGLVAVAFAGLAGHLALDALTGIGVQLFAPFAPARISLPWLYHADPWVLAALVVPLLWARWKKGHGVPARVLSQASAFTLLAVAIYVGACGLAREKARYAAVAQLPDELGSPREVLAFPAPFGPLIWTTLIRTDQEVWVRGFASVLTGGVTPGGTFETGREDPRVQVALATPLGARFGALAAAPYRAMAQGPAEDGSMEVAIADLGRSNPFSDRLPMALWIRLGPHFDVEGYEVRTALLPP; encoded by the coding sequence TTGGACAACCTCGCCCACAGCCTCGTCGGGATCCACCTCTCGCGCATCCGCCCCTTTCGGGGCGTCCCCGATCGGGCCGCGATGTGGACGTGCATCGCCGCTTCCAACCTTCCCGACGTGGACCTCCTGCTCCGCCTCCGGGGCGATACGGAGCTCCTCTTCGGCCACGGCGGCGTCACCCACTCCCTCCTGGGCCTGCTCGTCCTCGCCCCTGCGGTGGCCTTGGCGGCGGCCCTCCTCACTCGGCTTCCCCTGCGCGAGGTCCTCCCGGGGCTGGTGGCCGTGGCCTTCGCCGGCCTCGCGGGGCACCTCGCCCTCGATGCCCTCACGGGGATCGGCGTCCAGCTCTTCGCGCCATTCGCGCCAGCCCGGATCTCGCTGCCGTGGCTCTACCACGCAGACCCCTGGGTCCTGGCCGCGCTGGTCGTGCCGCTCCTCTGGGCCCGGTGGAAGAAGGGGCACGGCGTTCCGGCCCGTGTGCTCTCGCAGGCCTCGGCCTTCACCCTCCTCGCCGTCGCGATCTACGTAGGAGCCTGCGGCCTGGCCCGGGAGAAGGCCCGATACGCCGCGGTCGCGCAGCTTCCCGACGAGCTCGGCTCGCCTCGGGAGGTCCTGGCCTTCCCCGCCCCCTTCGGCCCCCTGATCTGGACCACCCTGATCCGCACCGATCAAGAGGTCTGGGTACGCGGCTTCGCCTCGGTGCTCACCGGCGGCGTCACCCCCGGCGGGACCTTCGAGACCGGCCGCGAGGATCCGCGGGTCCAAGTCGCCCTCGCGACGCCGCTCGGCGCGCGCTTCGGTGCCCTGGCGGCGGCGCCCTACCGCGCGATGGCCCAGGGCCCCGCCGAGGACGGCTCCATGGAGGTCGCGATCGCCGATCTCGGACGGAGCAACCCCTTCTCCGATCGCCTGCCGATGGCGCTCTGGATTCGCCTGGGGCCGCACTTCGACGTCGAGGGCTATGAGGTGCGGACCGCTCTCCTGCCTCCCTGA
- a CDS encoding P-II family nitrogen regulator, with the protein MKKIEAIVKPFKLDEVKEALAEVGVQGITVLEAKGFGRQKGHTELYRGAEYVVDFLPKMKVEVVVADEQVHAVVEAIQAAARTGRIGDGKIFVLPVDEVIRIRTGERGEEAL; encoded by the coding sequence ATGAAGAAGATCGAAGCGATCGTAAAGCCGTTCAAGCTCGACGAGGTGAAGGAGGCGCTGGCCGAGGTCGGCGTCCAAGGCATCACCGTGCTCGAGGCCAAGGGATTCGGCAGGCAGAAGGGGCACACCGAGCTCTATCGCGGCGCCGAATACGTGGTCGACTTCCTCCCGAAGATGAAGGTCGAGGTCGTGGTCGCGGACGAGCAGGTCCACGCCGTGGTCGAGGCGATCCAGGCCGCCGCCCGCACCGGCCGCATCGGCGACGGGAAGATCTTCGTACTCCCGGTGGACGAGGTGATCCGCATCCGCACCGGCGAGCGAGGCGAAGAGGCGCTCTGA
- a CDS encoding two-component system sensor histidine kinase NtrB: MPTLVVERGGRILFLNRAAEGLLAFPADLGSIGAALSGLCESALASQAQVHSKVDLGPGPGQVQAIAAPLREAAREAVVVRLSRRQPGVDLDALAAGLAHELRNPLAGLIGAAELMAAELPDDSPLVAYSALIVEEAARINRLAGSLLDLTKPPRLRVEPENLHAICEHVLELARPALPGGIRVTRRYDPSLPDVPVDRDAVVQLVLNLVKNASEAMDGGAGELTVETGAVSGMHLRESGASRRLVRIAVLDEGPGVAEDLEVFTPFASTKPRGTGLGLAIARRLADAHGGRLVLRNRRGRQGAEAELLLPLDPPKGSS; this comes from the coding sequence GTGCCGACCCTCGTCGTCGAACGCGGCGGCCGGATCCTCTTCCTCAACCGCGCGGCCGAGGGGCTCCTCGCCTTCCCGGCGGACCTCGGATCGATCGGCGCCGCTCTCTCCGGGCTCTGCGAGTCGGCCCTGGCGTCCCAGGCTCAGGTGCATTCCAAGGTCGATCTCGGCCCGGGGCCGGGGCAGGTCCAGGCGATCGCGGCGCCACTTCGCGAGGCGGCGCGCGAGGCGGTGGTGGTGCGGCTCTCGAGGCGGCAGCCCGGGGTCGATCTCGACGCCCTGGCCGCGGGTCTCGCCCACGAGCTGCGTAATCCGCTGGCGGGCCTCATCGGCGCCGCGGAGCTGATGGCGGCGGAGCTCCCGGACGATTCGCCCCTCGTCGCCTATTCGGCCCTGATCGTCGAGGAGGCCGCCCGGATCAACCGGCTCGCGGGATCGCTCCTCGACCTCACCAAGCCGCCGCGTCTCCGCGTCGAGCCCGAGAACCTCCACGCGATCTGCGAGCACGTGCTCGAGCTCGCTCGTCCGGCCCTCCCCGGCGGAATCCGCGTGACGCGGCGCTACGACCCGTCGCTCCCCGACGTCCCGGTCGATCGGGACGCCGTCGTCCAGCTCGTCCTGAACCTGGTGAAGAACGCCTCGGAGGCGATGGACGGCGGAGCGGGGGAGCTGACGGTCGAGACGGGCGCCGTGTCCGGGATGCACCTGCGGGAGAGCGGCGCCAGCAGGCGGCTGGTGCGGATCGCCGTCCTCGACGAGGGACCCGGGGTCGCCGAGGACCTCGAGGTGTTCACGCCCTTCGCCTCCACGAAGCCTCGCGGCACCGGCCTGGGGCTCGCGATCGCCCGCCGCCTCGCGGACGCCCACGGCGGCAGGCTCGTCCTTCGAAACCGAAGGGGAAGACAGGGCGCGGAGGCCGAGCTCCTCCTCCCGCTCGACCCGCCGAAGGGATCTTCGTAG
- a CDS encoding sigma-54-dependent transcriptional regulator yields the protein MAHSARVLIVDDEPSIRFVLERAVEKLGLGTACAASAEEARELLVAERFSLVLLDVRLPGQSGFDLLRDLQASAERPFVVMMTAQDTLASAVSAMRLGADEYVVKPFDLARLSAIVRELSARSPATPASPPREAARPALVGVSAAMVELSKQLGRAAASDLTVLVTGESGTGKELVARAIHEHSPRARGPFVTVNAAAIPRELLESELYGHEKGAFTSASVLHKGRFEQANGGTLFLDEIGELPFELQAKLLRAIQERSIDRVGSEQPRPIDVRLVAATNAELPRLVASGRFRADLFYRLSVLELRLPPLRDRPDDLLPLAEHFVARHAAALAGRDLRLDPAVDPLLRAHGWPGNVRELENAIQRALVYSKGDILRPADLLAAIGGGDPAAPAPRVEDGEDFETALRRLLPGAVESASEGSVHGAILGHAERELLRLALSRFEGNQLRAARWLGINRNTLRSRLVALGLSLAHKADEPSPD from the coding sequence ATGGCCCACTCCGCCCGAGTCCTGATCGTCGACGACGAGCCCTCGATCCGCTTCGTCCTCGAGAGGGCGGTCGAGAAGCTCGGCCTGGGCACCGCGTGCGCCGCGTCCGCCGAGGAGGCCCGAGAGCTCCTGGTGGCCGAGCGCTTCTCGCTGGTGCTCCTCGACGTGCGGCTCCCGGGGCAGTCCGGCTTCGACCTCCTACGCGACCTCCAGGCGTCGGCCGAGCGTCCCTTCGTGGTGATGATGACCGCGCAGGACACGCTGGCCTCGGCGGTCTCCGCCATGCGCCTCGGCGCGGACGAGTACGTGGTCAAGCCATTCGACCTCGCGCGCCTCTCGGCGATCGTCCGCGAGCTCAGCGCCCGCTCGCCCGCCACGCCTGCGTCCCCGCCACGGGAGGCGGCGAGGCCTGCGCTGGTGGGCGTCTCGGCGGCGATGGTCGAGCTCTCCAAGCAGCTCGGGCGGGCGGCGGCGTCGGACCTCACCGTGCTCGTCACCGGCGAGAGCGGCACGGGCAAGGAGCTCGTGGCCCGCGCGATCCACGAGCACTCGCCCAGGGCCCGCGGACCCTTCGTCACGGTGAACGCCGCCGCGATCCCGCGGGAGCTCCTGGAGAGCGAGCTCTACGGCCACGAGAAGGGCGCGTTCACCTCGGCCTCGGTCCTCCACAAGGGACGCTTCGAGCAGGCGAATGGCGGCACGCTCTTCCTCGACGAGATCGGCGAGCTCCCCTTCGAGCTCCAGGCCAAGCTCCTCCGCGCGATCCAGGAGCGGAGCATCGATCGAGTGGGGAGCGAGCAGCCACGGCCCATCGACGTGAGGCTCGTCGCGGCCACGAACGCCGAGCTGCCGCGGCTGGTCGCCTCGGGGCGCTTCCGCGCGGACCTCTTCTATCGGCTCTCCGTGCTGGAGCTGCGCCTCCCGCCGCTGCGCGATCGCCCCGACGATCTGCTGCCCCTGGCCGAGCACTTCGTCGCGCGCCACGCTGCCGCCCTCGCCGGGCGGGACCTGCGCCTCGACCCGGCGGTCGATCCGCTCCTCCGCGCGCACGGCTGGCCCGGCAACGTTCGTGAGCTGGAGAACGCCATCCAGCGGGCGCTCGTCTATTCAAAGGGCGACATCCTGCGCCCCGCCGACCTCCTCGCCGCGATCGGTGGCGGCGATCCGGCTGCCCCTGCGCCTCGCGTCGAGGACGGCGAAGATTTCGAAACCGCCCTCCGGCGCCTGCTCCCGGGAGCGGTGGAGTCCGCCTCGGAGGGAAGCGTCCACGGCGCCATCCTCGGTCACGCGGAGCGGGAGCTCCTCCGCCTGGCGCTCTCCCGCTTCGAAGGCAACCAGCTCCGCGCCGCGCGGTGGCTCGGGATCAACCGCAACACCCTGCGTTCCCGCCTCGTCGCACTGGGACTGAGCCTGGCGCACAAGGCAGACGAGCCATCCCCCGATTGA
- a CDS encoding HEAT repeat domain-containing protein, whose translation MRPILRVVAALACVALATACAKPDPSKAETWFKNLSSKETKVRLDALLQLKKIGDKSAVAAIVPLLKESGEVKVAAVKTLASLGDTAAIPALVEALDVSVGIGSDKATKDANTTNKEIAQALGDLGDKAALDPLLDLASKTKDPFVKAAAVNSIGGMGDAKAVTLLSKIATDDGEETYVTKKAIQALGNIGDPAGVPAIKKGFFQERKGVSFYMESSFAAYQIGLRAADPFLAVLEGKDDDLKKWADDNDIYVEALYAKAGQVLGDLNDRRAIPTLVKQLAYGKGPKSDDSIDARMLIVRRQAADVLGRMRAVEAVPELVKGLKEDEGNVRAVYAQALVSIGDKRALPDLVACALKGEVMEKSIHARKGCYQALSKLGDDKTLAQWEAWEKAEPALSSAACMKGLDYDAKSKDNAQKHCDEVAGNVVKTLAENKSRLVAAAECKDDVSCWAGKLKSEDPKVRERAAMELGRINDPKAMAPLLAAVTDAELEPRYAAILAADWVVSSSKEALEEAKKGLAKLDKQIDQEKDKVHFAKVNQDLTRLAVKIRRLDRIGS comes from the coding sequence ATGCGACCCATTCTCCGCGTCGTGGCCGCGCTCGCCTGTGTGGCCCTCGCAACCGCCTGTGCGAAGCCCGATCCCAGCAAGGCAGAGACCTGGTTCAAGAACCTCTCCTCCAAGGAGACGAAGGTCCGTCTCGACGCGCTCTTGCAGCTCAAGAAGATCGGCGACAAGAGCGCGGTCGCCGCGATCGTGCCCCTGCTCAAGGAGAGCGGCGAGGTGAAGGTCGCCGCGGTGAAGACGCTGGCGAGCCTCGGCGACACCGCCGCCATCCCTGCGCTGGTCGAAGCCCTCGACGTCTCGGTCGGCATCGGCTCTGACAAGGCGACCAAGGACGCGAACACCACGAACAAGGAGATCGCCCAGGCGCTCGGCGACCTCGGAGACAAGGCGGCCCTCGATCCCCTCCTCGACCTCGCGTCGAAGACGAAGGATCCCTTCGTGAAGGCCGCCGCGGTCAACTCGATCGGCGGCATGGGCGACGCGAAGGCGGTGACGCTCCTCTCGAAGATCGCCACCGACGACGGCGAGGAAACCTACGTCACCAAGAAGGCCATCCAGGCCCTCGGGAACATCGGCGATCCCGCCGGCGTCCCCGCGATCAAGAAGGGCTTCTTCCAGGAGCGCAAGGGCGTCTCCTTCTACATGGAGTCCTCGTTCGCCGCGTACCAGATCGGACTGCGCGCCGCGGATCCCTTCCTCGCCGTGCTCGAGGGCAAGGACGACGATCTCAAGAAGTGGGCCGACGACAACGACATCTACGTCGAGGCGCTCTACGCCAAGGCCGGTCAGGTCCTCGGCGATCTGAACGACCGCCGCGCGATCCCCACGCTGGTCAAGCAGCTCGCCTACGGGAAGGGCCCGAAGTCGGATGACTCGATCGACGCCCGCATGCTGATCGTGCGCCGGCAGGCGGCGGACGTCCTGGGCCGGATGCGCGCCGTCGAGGCGGTGCCCGAGCTGGTCAAGGGCCTCAAGGAGGACGAAGGCAACGTCCGCGCCGTCTACGCGCAGGCCCTCGTCTCCATCGGCGACAAGAGGGCGCTCCCCGACCTCGTCGCCTGCGCCCTCAAGGGCGAGGTGATGGAGAAGTCGATCCACGCGCGCAAGGGCTGCTACCAGGCCCTCTCGAAGCTGGGCGACGACAAGACGCTGGCCCAGTGGGAGGCCTGGGAGAAGGCCGAACCCGCGCTCTCCTCCGCCGCGTGCATGAAGGGGCTCGACTACGACGCCAAGAGCAAGGACAACGCGCAGAAGCACTGCGACGAGGTCGCCGGCAACGTGGTGAAGACCCTCGCCGAGAACAAGTCGCGCCTCGTCGCCGCCGCCGAGTGCAAGGACGACGTGAGCTGCTGGGCCGGCAAGCTCAAGTCCGAGGATCCCAAGGTCCGCGAGCGCGCGGCCATGGAGCTGGGCCGGATCAACGATCCGAAGGCGATGGCGCCGCTCCTCGCCGCCGTCACCGACGCCGAGCTCGAGCCGCGCTACGCCGCGATCCTCGCCGCCGACTGGGTGGTCTCGTCCTCCAAGGAGGCTCTCGAGGAGGCGAAGAAGGGCCTCGCGAAGCTCGACAAGCAGATCGACCAGGAGAAGGACAAGGTCCACTTCGCCAAGGTGAACCAGGACCTCACCCGCCTCGCGGTGAAGATCCGCCGCCTCGACCGCATCGGCAGCTGA
- a CDS encoding AtpZ/AtpI family protein, whose product MARPQDDRDREDRLEGMSGFARAMREAEPYIQASWSLAAAVALGVVAGYFADKELGTQPWLLLTGSVLGMALGVYAFIKAILVAEQKRKSR is encoded by the coding sequence GTGGCAAGACCACAGGACGACCGTGACCGGGAGGATCGCCTGGAGGGAATGTCCGGCTTCGCTCGCGCGATGCGGGAGGCCGAACCCTACATCCAGGCGTCGTGGAGTCTCGCGGCCGCGGTGGCCCTGGGAGTCGTGGCTGGGTATTTCGCGGACAAGGAGCTCGGCACCCAACCCTGGTTGCTCCTTACGGGCTCGGTTCTTGGGATGGCACTCGGGGTCTACGCCTTCATCAAGGCGATCCTGGTTGCCGAGCAGAAGCGCAAGTCGAGGTGA
- the atpB gene encoding F0F1 ATP synthase subunit A gives MIAGVRSKTRIAAAALLSASFLAFAPSAQASEDGHEANVPEVVFAHVADGNDITFENPITGAAATFVLPEWKVQIGGTELDLSPTRHTVFLWLAAVLVVGGVSIAARRRSLVPRGFYSVVEVFVKFIREELAQKNIGKAHADHYVPFLATIFFLIFTANLLGLIPYFATATANVNVTVGFAICTFVVTMYAGMKEQGIAGFWLGIVPKGVPLWLYPIMVPVEILGLFTKPFALTVRLFANMVAGHIVLFFLLALIFLLQGAGAFVAPVSVAFATGIFFLELFVALLQAYIFTMLSALFIGMASHPH, from the coding sequence ATGATCGCCGGAGTACGTTCGAAGACGAGGATCGCCGCGGCTGCCCTGCTGTCGGCCTCGTTCCTGGCCTTCGCCCCGAGCGCCCAAGCGTCCGAGGACGGCCACGAAGCCAACGTCCCGGAGGTCGTGTTCGCTCACGTCGCCGACGGGAACGACATTACGTTCGAGAACCCGATCACCGGCGCGGCCGCCACCTTCGTGCTGCCCGAGTGGAAGGTCCAGATCGGCGGGACCGAGCTCGATCTCTCCCCGACCCGGCACACCGTCTTCCTCTGGCTCGCCGCCGTCCTCGTGGTCGGCGGGGTCAGCATCGCCGCTCGCCGGCGGAGCCTGGTGCCGCGCGGCTTCTACTCGGTGGTCGAGGTCTTCGTGAAGTTCATCCGCGAAGAGCTCGCCCAGAAGAACATCGGCAAGGCGCACGCGGACCACTACGTCCCGTTCCTCGCGACGATCTTCTTCCTGATCTTCACGGCCAACCTCCTCGGCCTCATCCCGTACTTCGCCACCGCCACGGCCAACGTGAACGTCACCGTCGGCTTCGCGATCTGCACCTTCGTCGTCACGATGTACGCGGGCATGAAGGAGCAGGGGATCGCCGGGTTCTGGCTCGGAATCGTGCCCAAGGGCGTGCCCCTCTGGCTGTATCCGATCATGGTTCCGGTAGAGATCCTCGGGCTCTTCACCAAGCCCTTCGCCCTCACCGTCCGTCTCTTCGCGAACATGGTTGCGGGCCATATCGTCCTGTTCTTCCTGCTGGCCCTGATCTTCCTGCTCCAGGGCGCAGGCGCCTTCGTCGCGCCGGTCTCGGTCGCGTTCGCTACGGGGATCTTCTTCCTCGAGCTCTTCGTGGCCCTGCTGCAGGCCTACATCTTCACCATGTTGTCCGCGCTCTTCATCGGCATGGCTTCGCACCCGCACTAG
- the atpE gene encoding ATP synthase F0 subunit C — protein MSNIALAFLSAGFGAGLSVIGAALGIGRLAAAAMDGTARQPASAGDIRTSMIIAAALIEGATLFALVVCILLAVKA, from the coding sequence ATGTCCAATATCGCTCTTGCCTTCCTCAGCGCCGGCTTCGGCGCCGGTCTCTCGGTCATCGGCGCCGCCCTCGGCATCGGCCGCCTCGCTGCCGCCGCCATGGACGGCACCGCCCGCCAGCCCGCTTCGGCCGGCGACATCCGTACCTCGATGATCATCGCGGCCGCCCTCATCGAAGGCGCGACCCTCTTCGCGCTGGTCGTCTGCATCCTGCTCGCCGTCAAGGCGTAA
- the atpF gene encoding F0F1 ATP synthase subunit B: MSSSLLMLAAAEKASILTVHPGLTFWTIVTFVVSAVVLRFTAWKPIVSMLQEREKTIHEAIEGAKRERLEAERLLAEQKTAITDARREAAELVRKNQAEVEVARQNALAQAKKDADALLEQARRAIAEERSKAVSELRFAAVDLAIAAAGKLLEVNLDEQKQRKLAEEFLQKIPTQPRA, encoded by the coding sequence ATGTCGAGCTCGCTTCTCATGCTTGCCGCCGCTGAAAAGGCGTCGATCCTGACGGTTCATCCGGGGCTGACGTTCTGGACGATCGTCACCTTCGTCGTGTCGGCAGTCGTCCTCCGCTTCACCGCGTGGAAGCCCATCGTCTCCATGCTCCAGGAGCGTGAGAAGACGATCCACGAGGCGATCGAAGGCGCCAAGCGCGAGCGCCTCGAGGCCGAGCGCCTGCTCGCGGAGCAGAAGACCGCCATCACCGACGCGCGCCGCGAGGCCGCCGAGCTGGTCCGCAAGAATCAGGCCGAGGTCGAGGTGGCACGGCAGAACGCCCTCGCCCAGGCGAAGAAGGACGCCGACGCGCTCCTGGAGCAGGCCCGCCGCGCCATCGCGGAGGAGCGCTCCAAGGCCGTCTCCGAGCTCCGCTTCGCCGCCGTGGACCTGGCCATCGCCGCCGCGGGCAAGCTCCTCGAGGTCAACCTGGACGAGCAGAAGCAGCGTAAGCTCGCCGAGGAGTTCCTCCAGAAGATCCCGACCCAGCCCAGGGCTTGA
- the ychF gene encoding redox-regulated ATPase YchF, with protein MALSIGIVGLPNVGKSTLFNALSEASNAEAANYPFCTIEPNVGMVPVPDDRLPQLAKLYGSKRILPTTLEFVDIAGLVRGASKGEGLGNQFLSHIRQVDAICHVLRCFEDPNVIHVDGSVDPARDAEVIDTELALKDLESVEKRLQRVQKDAKAGGKVGEQAKVEAAVLEKVRDGINEGKTVRRIALTEEERALLRDLFLLTNKPVLYVANVAEGQLSGAEDDPLVAKARAVAAQDGAPLIAICADVESQIQQLPPEDRAGFLEAAGLVEPGLNKLVRAGYKLLQLVTYITAGEQETRAWTIHEGWKAPQAAGVIHTDFERGFIKAEVCDWRDLVKFGSEAALREKGLLRIEGKEYVVKDGDVMHFRFNV; from the coding sequence ATGGCACTCTCGATCGGCATCGTCGGCCTGCCCAACGTCGGCAAGTCCACGCTCTTCAACGCGCTCTCCGAGGCCTCCAACGCCGAGGCCGCGAACTATCCCTTCTGCACCATCGAGCCGAACGTCGGCATGGTCCCGGTCCCCGACGACCGGCTGCCGCAGCTCGCGAAGCTCTACGGCAGCAAGCGGATCCTCCCGACCACCCTCGAGTTCGTCGACATCGCCGGCCTGGTCCGCGGCGCGTCGAAGGGCGAGGGCCTCGGCAACCAGTTCCTCAGCCACATCCGCCAGGTGGACGCGATCTGCCACGTGCTCCGGTGCTTCGAGGATCCCAACGTCATCCACGTGGACGGCTCGGTCGATCCCGCCCGCGACGCCGAGGTGATCGACACGGAGCTCGCCCTCAAGGACCTCGAGTCCGTCGAGAAGCGGCTGCAGCGGGTCCAGAAGGACGCCAAGGCCGGCGGCAAGGTCGGCGAGCAGGCGAAGGTCGAAGCCGCCGTCCTCGAGAAGGTCCGGGACGGGATCAACGAGGGCAAGACGGTCCGCCGGATCGCGCTCACCGAGGAGGAGCGCGCCCTCCTGCGCGACCTCTTCCTCCTCACGAACAAGCCCGTCCTCTACGTGGCCAACGTCGCGGAAGGCCAGCTGTCGGGCGCCGAGGACGACCCCCTCGTCGCGAAGGCCCGCGCCGTCGCCGCCCAGGATGGCGCCCCCCTCATCGCCATCTGCGCCGACGTCGAGTCGCAGATCCAGCAGCTGCCCCCCGAGGATCGCGCCGGCTTCCTCGAGGCCGCGGGCCTGGTCGAGCCCGGCCTCAACAAGCTGGTGCGCGCGGGCTACAAGCTCCTCCAGCTCGTCACCTACATCACCGCCGGTGAGCAGGAGACGCGTGCCTGGACCATCCACGAGGGCTGGAAGGCGCCCCAGGCCGCAGGCGTCATCCACACGGACTTCGAGCGGGGCTTCATCAAGGCCGAGGTCTGCGACTGGCGCGACCTGGTGAAGTTCGGCTCCGAGGCCGCTCTGCGCGAGAAGGGCCTGCTCCGCATCGAGGGCAAGGAGTACGTCGTCAAGGACGGCGACGTGATGCACTTCCGGTTCAACGTGTAG
- the pdxA gene encoding 4-hydroxythreonine-4-phosphate dehydrogenase PdxA: protein MAKTRTTVAISMGDPSGIGAEVLAAALAARGMKRALRPVVFGDDGVFARACKLMGVADTLPRVELGEAIPAAGGLVRVSRLAAADRKPGKPSHAGALAQAAYLEAAIIAVQTGAADALCTAPIRKAALHAAGLDFPGHTELLAARFGVPRVVMMLAGPVLRVVVATTHVALADVPARLTPEGIAENLVITHRALREQFGIKRPKIAVCGLNPHAGEGGLFGDEEARIIAPGIALAAKAGVKAEGPYPADGLFPRAARGGWDAVLAMYHDQGLIPLKTVHRETAVNVTLGLPIVRTSPDHGVAFDIAGKGVADRTSMIEALRLAARAGSSTAP from the coding sequence ATGGCGAAGACCCGAACGACCGTCGCGATCTCGATGGGCGATCCCTCCGGGATCGGCGCCGAGGTCCTCGCCGCGGCCCTGGCGGCCCGTGGGATGAAGCGGGCGCTGCGGCCGGTGGTCTTCGGCGACGACGGCGTCTTCGCCCGGGCCTGCAAGCTCATGGGCGTCGCCGACACGCTCCCGCGCGTGGAGCTGGGCGAGGCCATCCCGGCGGCGGGCGGGCTCGTACGCGTCTCACGCCTCGCCGCCGCCGACCGCAAGCCGGGCAAGCCGTCTCACGCTGGCGCCCTCGCCCAGGCCGCCTACCTCGAGGCGGCGATCATCGCGGTGCAAACCGGAGCCGCCGACGCGCTGTGCACCGCGCCCATCCGCAAGGCCGCGCTCCACGCCGCGGGCCTGGACTTCCCGGGCCACACCGAGCTCCTCGCCGCCCGCTTCGGCGTCCCCAGGGTGGTGATGATGCTCGCCGGCCCCGTGCTGCGCGTGGTCGTCGCCACGACCCACGTGGCCCTCGCGGACGTTCCCGCGCGCCTCACGCCCGAGGGGATCGCCGAGAACCTGGTGATCACCCACCGCGCCCTCCGCGAGCAGTTCGGGATCAAGCGTCCCAAGATCGCCGTCTGCGGCCTGAACCCCCACGCAGGCGAGGGCGGCCTCTTCGGCGACGAGGAGGCGCGGATCATCGCGCCGGGCATCGCCCTCGCCGCCAAGGCCGGCGTGAAGGCCGAAGGCCCCTACCCCGCCGACGGCCTCTTCCCTCGCGCCGCGCGCGGCGGCTGGGACGCCGTCCTTGCGATGTACCACGACCAGGGCCTCATCCCGCTCAAGACGGTCCACCGCGAAACGGCGGTGAACGTCACCCTGGGCCTCCCGATCGTCCGGACCTCCCCCGACCACGGTGTCGCCTTCGACATCGCCGGCAAGGGCGTAGCGGATCGCACGTCGATGATCGAGGCCCTCCGCCTCGCCGCCCGCGCGGGCTCCTCCACAGCGCCGTAG